The Marinobacter halotolerans genome includes a window with the following:
- the yhbY gene encoding ribosome assembly RNA-binding protein YhbY: protein MSLSPEQRREYRGIAHNLKPVIIVGDKGLTEGLQEELERALNDHELIKVKVASQDREVRQEAINALCEASGAELIQTIGKIAVIMRRAKKPNPKLSNLLREKSGRA, encoded by the coding sequence ATGAGCCTTTCACCGGAACAGCGCCGGGAATACCGGGGCATTGCCCATAATCTGAAACCGGTCATTATCGTCGGCGACAAAGGTCTGACCGAAGGGCTGCAGGAAGAGCTTGAGCGTGCGCTGAACGATCATGAGCTCATCAAGGTCAAGGTGGCAAGCCAGGACCGGGAAGTCCGCCAGGAGGCAATCAACGCACTGTGCGAGGCTTCAGGAGCGGAACTCATCCAGACCATCGGCAAGATTGCCGTCATCATGCGCCGGGCCAAGAAGCCCAATCCAAAACTGTCCAACCTGCTGCGCGAGAAAAGCGGGCGGGCATAA
- the greA gene encoding transcription elongation factor GreA produces MADRVPMTVEGEASLRAELKKLKSEDRPRVIAAISDAREHGDLKENAEYHAAREQQSFIEGRIQEIESKLSAAQVIDVHTIENTGKVIFGTTVHLLNVETDEQVVYKIVGEDEADIKAGKLSIASPIARALVGKSEDDVVAIRIPSGTVEYEIEKVEHI; encoded by the coding sequence ATGGCTGACAGAGTACCAATGACCGTCGAAGGCGAAGCGAGCCTTCGCGCAGAGCTGAAGAAGCTGAAATCCGAAGACCGTCCTCGTGTGATTGCGGCGATTTCCGATGCCCGCGAGCACGGCGATCTGAAAGAGAACGCCGAATACCATGCCGCGCGGGAGCAGCAGAGCTTTATCGAAGGCCGTATTCAGGAAATCGAAAGCAAGCTGTCGGCGGCCCAGGTGATCGACGTGCATACCATCGAAAACACCGGCAAGGTGATTTTTGGTACCACGGTTCATCTGCTGAACGTGGAAACGGACGAGCAGGTGGTCTACAAGATCGTTGGCGAAGATGAGGCGGATATCAAGGCGGGAAAACTGTCGATCGCCTCGCCGATTGCCCGGGCGCTGGTCGGCAAAAGCGAAGACGACGTGGTTGCTATCCGCATACCCTCCGGCACGGTTGAGTATGAGATTGAGAAGGTGGAGCACATCTGA